The Negativicutes bacterium region GACCTTGGAATTGCGCGCACTTAAGGTTTCATATAAACTGCTCTTATCCATTCATCCCCAGTTTGCCCGCGTGCAATTCAGCGATCTGAAACGAAAAAATCCCCAGACACCGCCCGCATTTTGCCAATTGATCCGTAAAAAATTGGAAGGCGCTCATATCATCGAAATCAAACAGCCAAAGTATGAACGGTTGATCCGCTTTACCTTTGCCGCTTTGGACGAGTTGGGCAATCCGATCAAACTTTATCTGATGGTGGAGCTGATGGGTAAAAACAGCAACCTCATCCTGCTCAATCAGGACCTGAAAATCCTCGACGCCATCAAGCATGTTTCCTCCGATCAGAATCGCTACCGTGAAATCCTGCCCGGCCGCATTTATCGCACGCCTCCCGAACAAATAAAACAACCGCCGGAAGCCTGGCTGCCTCCTACCACGGATGAGGAACTGTCACTTTCGGTTTTGGATTGGCTGCGTCGCCATTTGGACGGAGTCGGTCCGGCTACACTGAAACAGCTGCTGCAGGCAGCGGCGATCGATCCCGATCGGCTGAGCGCTTTTCTGCAGCCGCAGGATTGGCAGCATCTGCAAGCCTTAAGCCAAAAAGCCATGGCGGAACGACGGCCCGGCATGCTTTATCTATCCGGTTCGGCGCTTGCCCCCAATCTCAGCGCGATTGCTTTTCCGCCAAACAAGGCGGAAGGCCGTTGGCTGAGCGCTTCACAGGCGATTGGCCTTTTTTATGATCATGCCGATCAGGAATTAAAACTCAATCAGCTGCGTAACCGGGTCACTTCGGTTGTGCAGGCGGCTATCAACAAAGCGCAGCGCAAACTGTGTGGTTTAGAGGAAGATTTGCAGGCCGGCAAAGCAGCGGCTCAATATCGTCTCTGGGGGGAATTGCTCAAAAATACGCCGGACCCGGGTACTAAAAGCGCCGAGATTCAGGTCATCAATTACTACGATGAAAACTTGGCGGAATTAACGATTCCGCTCGATTATAAACTCTCACTGGCGCAGAATGCGCAAAATTATTTTAAACACTACAGCAAAGCCCGTAAGGGTGAAAAAGTGATTCTCGAACAAATCGGCTTAATCACTTCGGAAATAGAGTATCTGACGTCGGTGCTTTTGGCAGCCAAACAAACCGGGGAAACGGGTGTACTGACAGAAATCATCGAAGAATTGCTGGAGCAAGGTTTCCTGGCACGCGAGCGTCAACCGGGCAATCAGAAGAAGAAACCAAAGCAGCCGACCGTAGCTCCTTTGCACCTGCTGATTCAGGGGATTCCGGTTTCTGTGGGACGTAATAACCTGCAGAATGATTATTTAACGATGGAGCTGGCCGAAGCCAACGACTGCTGGCTGCACAGCAAAGGCATTCCCGGTTCGCATGTGGTGATTCATCAGGCGAAACCGGATGCAGCCGTGATTGAAAAGGCCGCGGCGCTGGCTGCCTGGTTCAGTCAGGCGCGCAGCAGCAGTTATGTGGATGTGGATTATACATTGCGGCGCTATGTCAAAAAGTTTAAAGGCGCCAGACCCGGCTCGGTTCATTATACGCAGCAAAAAACAATTTCCGTCGCTCCGCGTTCACCCGAACAGCTTGCGACGGAATCTGACACTGAAATTAGGTAAACCTCCACATCTGGGAGAAATACGGAAAGGAGACTGATCTCTCCTTGTCGAATATTTACCTATTACAGGTATGGAGGCATAAGATGCTGGTAAGTATGACTGGTTTTGGCCGCAGCGAATCCAAAGAGGGAGTGCGAAAACTAAGCGTAGAACTTAAGTCTGTCAACAATCGTTTCTTAGATATTTCACTGCGCTGCCCGCGGGATTTGAATAGTTTGGAAGAAAAAATCCGTCAGACGATCTCAGGTTTTGCCAGGCGCGGACGCATTGATTGTTCTGTCTCCTATCAATACAGCGGGGAGGACGCTTATGAAATTCAGGTCAACCTGCCTTTGGCCTTAGCCTATCAAAAAGGAGCCGCTGTTTTAGCGGAAGCCTCTGCCTTACAGGAAACGGTCACGCTGTCACAACTGCTGACTCTGCCGGATGTGGTCCGGGTTGAGCGCCGCAATGAAGATGTGGCAGTCATCTGGCAGGAATTAGAGCTTTTACTGCGCCAGGCACTCAGCGAGTTTGCTGCGATGCGCGCTCAGGAAGGGCTGCGTTTGGAGGAGGATTTCCGTTTGCGTCTGATGATGATCCAAACGATGTCGCAAAGCATTCTGGAAAGAGCTCCCTTGGTTGTAGCAGAATACAGTCAAAAGCTGCAAGCCAAAATGCTGGAACTGCTGAACGGGGTGCAGGTGGAAGAAACCCGATTGCTGACCGAAGTGGCGATGATGGCGAACCGCAGTGATATCACCGAAGAACTGGTCCGTTTGGCCAGCCACGTACAGCAGTTTTATCAACTATTGGATGACAAGACAGAACCGGTCGGCAAAAAGCTGGATTTTTTGCTGCAGGAAATGAATCGTGAAGTCAATACCATCGGCTCCAAAGCGAGTGATTTTGAAATTGGAAAAAACGTAGTCAACCTGAAAGCAGAGCTGGAGAAGATGCGGGAACAAATTCAAAACATAGAGTAAAATGCCGGCGGAGGGTTTTTATGAGTGAGAACAGAATGGTGAACATTGGCTTTGGTAATTTCGTATCGACCGGAAAAATCATTGCAATTGTCAGTCCGGAATCGAACCCGATTAAGCGCATCGTGCACGAAGCCCGAGAAAAAGGCATGGTGATTGACGCGACTTACGGCAGGCGAACCCGCGCCGTTGTCATCACCGACAGTGATCATATTATTCTTTCGGCAGTCCAGCCGGAAACAATTGCCAATCGTCTGGATGCCAAAGAAGAGCGGGAAGAAGATGACGAAGAGAGGATACCTGCAAAATGAAGCGTGGTGTTTTATTAGTCCTTTCGGCTCCATCCGGTGCCGGCAAAGACACTGTTTGCGATGCTTTGCTCAAGGAACTGCCTGATTTAGTTTATTCCGTTTCTGCCACAACACGCCCCAAACGTCACTATGAAGTAGAAGGCAAGAGCTATTTCTTTATGAAGCGTGCAGAATTCGAGAAAAAGCTGGCGGAAGGCGGTTTTCTGGAACATGCAGATTATTTAGGGCATCTCTACGGTACACCGCGGGCTTTTGTGGAAGAACAGCTTGCAAACGGCAAGTCTGTCATTCTCAAGATTGAAACAAAAGGAGCCGCCAAAGTGATGGAAACGGTGCACGACGGCGTCTTCATTTTCCTGGTTCCGCCAACTTTCGCGGATTTAGCCGAACGTTTAAACCATCGCGCCTCTGAATCCAGCGAAGAAATTCAAAAAAGGCTGCAAAAAGCCAAAGATGAACTGGCGACCGGTCAGAAATACGAATATGTTGTGGTCAACGATACCGTGGCGCATGCGGTTGAGCAGATCAAAGCCATCCTATTATCGGAACAACTCAGATGGCGTAATATGTGCGACCTGGAGATATTTTCGCATGCCAACCCCATCCCCCCATGTAATGACTAGATAGGAGTAATGAAAATGAGCCGGATCCCCTCTGATGAAATTTATAAACACGCCGACTGCAAATATACCGCTTGCATCATCACAGCCAAACGGGCCAGAGAATTGCAGAAATCACAACCGAAAGATTCTTCCAACAAGCCGCTGCTGCAAGCTTATGATGAATTGATGGGCGGGGAATTGACTTATCGCCGCATGAATCCCGAAGAATTAGCTGCGGCGGAAGCCGGCAAGGGCAGAGACGAAGCGTTACTCTAAAAGCGGTCTGGCGATTGCGCAAGCGGTGCCGCCGGAGAAAAAGCAGGGCAGTCTACGAATCAGCCGAATTTTCCGCAAAAAAGCAGGGGAGTGATCCTCTGCTTTTTTATGATGAATGCACAGTTAATTTACAGTGATCTTTTCCACATAGCTGCTGCCGTTGGCATCCCGCAATACCTTTAAGGCAAAGGGAAAACTGTCGAACTCGGTAGCCAGATAAAAATCCTGCGGCGGCGAAAAGGCAATATTTTCCGGTTCAAAGAAACGAGCACCGCTGCCTTTGCGCAGGATTTCGATGGCAGCCTGCCGGTCATAAGAACGATTTTCCAATAAACTTTGCATATATTCGGCGCAGAAGGTGTCTTCCTCAGCGGGATACAGGTTTTCTTGCCCCATACAGACCAGGCTGACCTGCGCCGGATTCCGCCGACGGATATAGTCTGCATTTGCTTTGGCATTGGTCAAAGCGCCGACCAAGATTTCCTCTGCCCAAACGGCGGCGCCAATGCCTTGCGTGCCGGCACTGGTAGAATGGATTAGGGTTTTGCCCTGCAGATCCTGCAGACTGATTTCATAAGGTGAATTGCCGAAATCGAAACCCGGCATTTTTCTGGAATGACGTTCGCCGGCCAGCAGCCAGTCGGCATGCGCCGCCTTTAGTGCCAAAGCATCTTCGATGGCTGCCACCGGGTAGATGCGTTGGATTCCCTGGCGAAATGCCTGACATTCTACAGTATAGGCCCGGAATACATCAATGATCACGACAATGCCTTTTGCCTGCGCCGCACCCGCAGTCAATTGTAAAATCTCGATGTTCATGCTGCTGCCTCCTGTAAACCCGATAAAACGCTTTTGCCGGGTTGATTGTTTTGCCATACTATTTTCTGGAAAGAAGAGAAAAATCCTGCCTGGTTTTAAGGTAAAAAAACATTCTTCTGCTTCCCTTGCTGAAAACAAGAAAAATAGGCGACTCTTGAGCAGCGGCGGCAGGAAAATTGCGCGGAGATTGAGAATTATAGATGTATTTGGAGTGTGAAGAACAATGATCCAAAGAATCAGAGCAATCATAGAGACAAATCAACTGTTCGATAAGGGAGAGAGGCTGCTGATTGGCGTTTCGGGCGGTCCTGACTCCCTTTTTCTGCTTCTCGTGTTGCATGCTCTAGCAACGGATTTTCAGTGGCAGCTTGCCGTTGCTCATCTCAATCATGGTCTGCGCGGGCAGGAAGCCTGTGAGGAAGCGGCATTTGTGCGGCAATGGGCAAAGAAATTGGAGCTGCCGTTTTTTTATCAGCGTAGAGATATTCGGCCATTGGCTCAGGTCAGAAAATTAGGAGAAGAGGAAGCCGGCCGATCTGCCCGTTATGCCTTTTTTCAGAAAGCGGCAGCCGAGTTTCAGGCTACGGCGCTTGTGCTGGGCCATCAAGCAGATGATCAGGTGGAGAATTTTTTCCTGAGGCTGCTGCGCGGCAGCGGTTCCGTGGGCCTATCGGCAATGCCGTTCACGCGGCCGTTGACGGATCAGCTTCGTCTGGTGCGTCCCTTAGTCTCGATCAGCCACGCCGAAATCATCGCCTGGCTGGAAGAACATCAGATCATCTATTGTCTGGATCCTTCCAACAACAGTAATATTTACCAGCGAAACCAAATCCGCCATCGCTTATTTGGGCAGCTGCGCGAAATCGCACCTGCTTTTGAACAGCACATCCTGCATACACAGGAATTGTTGGCGGCAGATGAAGCCTACCTGCAGGCGGCAATGGAGAAGGCTGCGGCAGAGTTGCCGCGCGATCCTTTTGGTTTCTGCTCGATGGCGGCGGCTGATTATTTGCAACTGCCTCTGGCCCTGCGTTCGCGCTGGCTGCGGCAGCAATTCTTCCTGCTTAAGCAAGGAGAAGAAAATCTGCAATATCGGCATCATCAGGAAATCGAACGGCAAATCAGAGCACAAACCAGTTCCTGGCAATATTCTCTGCCGGGAAAAGTAATTTTCCGGCTCAGCTGCGGCAGATTATTTCTCCTGCCAGGCGAGACGGCACCGGTGCAGCTCGATTTGACCTACAGGCTGCCGCCGGCAAACCAGTGGCCCTGCAGCAAGAGTCTGACCGGTTGTGGCACACTGATTTTTGACCCGCTGCCGGCATCCATGCGCAGACAAGCCGGTGTGCTGGGCGAGCAGGCCTTGCGGCTGCCCTTTCATTTACGCACTTGGCGAAAGGGAGATCGGATTGCTCTGTCGAATGGTGGTCATAAAAGTGTGGCTGACTTCTGGCAGGAAAATGCTATCCCGCTGCCCTGGCGTTTTCGGTATCCGCTGTTTTTGCTGGGTGAGACGATTGTATTTATTCCCGGACTTTATACAGCGCTTGCTCTGCAGCCACAGGATGCGGAAAAACCGGTTTATCGTATTCTTCTGCAATAGACATAAAATTGTCAAGTATCGGCACTTATCAGAGCGTAGAAATTATGTTACAATAATACATTACAGCTGTAATATCGCCTCAGGAGTGAGAGGAGAGGAAAAACACCTATGAATTTAGAAGATAACATCGAGCGTATTTATCTCAGTGCTGAGATTCTGGCAGCTAAAGTAGAGGAAATTGGCAAGCAAGTCAGTGACTTTTACGCCCCGGATGACGAATTGGTTGTGGTCGGAGTACTGAACGGGTCTTTTTGCTTTATGGCGGATCTGGTGCGAAAAATCAAACAGCCGGTGACCGTGGAATTTTTCGGCTGTTCCAGTTATGGTAAAAGCACGGAAACCAGCGGCAATCTGAAAATCACCAAAGATCTGGATCATGATATCAACGGAAAAAATGTCCTGATCGTGGAAGATATTATCGATACCGGATTAACGCTGCTCCGCATGAAAGCTTTACTGAGCAAAAGGAATCCCAAATCGCTCCGGGTCGCTGTGCTCCTGGATAAGCCCAATCGCCGCAAAGTAGAGGTTAAAGGCGACTTCACCGGCTTTGAAATTGAAGATTACTTCGTAGTCGGTTATGGTTTGGACTATGCGGACAAATATAGAAATCTGCCTTACATTGGCATCTTAAAACCAGAGGCGTATGCATTGCAAAGCTAACCAAGAGAACAAGCGATTTTTGAGATTGAGAGGAGTATCCATTTGAAAAAGTTATTACGTTCAGCACCGCTTTATTTGCTGATTATCCTCATTACCGTCGCCGTGTTGAATTTCTTTCTGGCGGAACAAACACAGCCGTTAACGCTGGAATATAATACGTTTCGGGAATATCTGAGCAACGGTCAAATCAGCGCAGTCGTTCAGAACGCTCAGGAAATCAAGGGCAGTTTAACTGACGGCAGTACGTTTACCACCGTGATACCGAAAGCGGACGAAGAGGTGGTCAATAAGCTGATTTTAGAAAATACAGCCAAATATGAAGTGGAACTGCCACCGGAAACACCCTGGTGGACCGGTCTACTCAATACCTTATTTATGTTTGGCTTGTTCATTGCTTTCTATTATTTCTTTATGCAGCAAAACAACGGCGGCGGTAATAAAGTGATGTCGTTTGGTCACAGCCGTGCCAAACTGCAGCAAGGCGGCGCCAAGCAAATCACCTTTAAAGACGTCGCCGGTTACGAAGAGGTGAAGGAAGAACTGCAGGAAATCGTGGAATTCCTGCGGCAGCCAAAACGCTTTGTCGATATGGGTGCCCGCATTCCCAAAGGGATTCTGCTCTATGGCCCGCCGGGAACCGGTAAAACCTGGATGGCCAAAGCGGTGGCTGGGGAAGCAGGGGTTCCTTTCTTCAGCATCAGCGGCTCCGACTTTGTTGAGATGTTTGTCGGTGTCGGTGCCTCGCGTGTCCGTGATTTGTTCGAAACCGCTAAAAAGAGCGCTCCCTGTATCGTTTTCATCGATGAAATTGATGCGGTCGGACGGCAAAGAGGCGCCGGGTTGGGCGGCGGGCACGATGAACGTGAGCAAACCCTTAATCAACTGTTGGTGGAGATGGATGGTTTTGAAGCCAACGATGGCATCATCATCCTTGCCGCTACCAACCGTCCCGATATTCTAGACCCCGCTTTACTGCGACCGGGCCGTTTTGATCGTCAGGTGGCGGTGGATCGTCCCGATGTCAGTGAAAGAGAAGCGGTTCTGCGGGTGCATGTCCGCAACAAACCATTGGCGGAGGACATTAATTTAAAGATTATCGCGCGCTCCACGCCAGGCTTTACTCCAGCCGATCTGGAGAACCTGGTCAATGAAGCCGCTCTGCTGGCGGCAAGGCGGGACAAAACAAAAATTGAAATGTCCGATATGGAAGAAGCCATCAATCGGGTGATTGCCGGTCCGGCCAAAAAATCGCGGCTGATGAGCGAAAAAGAAAAGAAACTCAGCGCCTACCATGAAGCGGGACATGCCATTGTAGCGCATTATTTGAAGGATTTTGATCCCGTACATCTGGTAACCATCGTACCTCGCGGGCGGGCGGGCGGTTTTACTTCCGTAGTGCCGGAAGAAGATCGCTATTATGTGACAAAGAAAGATATCTATAATTCCATCGCCTATGCCTTAGGCGGACGGGTGGCAGAAAGCATGGTCTTTGGTGAAGTATCTACCGGAGCCAGCAACGATTTGGAACGCGTGACCGATATGGCGCACCGTTTGGTGACGGAATATGGGATGAGTGAAAAACTCGGGCCGATGACCTTCGGCAACAAGCAGCATGAAGTCTTCCTGGGCCGAGATCTCTCGCAGGGGAGAACCTACAGTGAAGAAGTGGCTGCCGTGATCGATGAGGAAGTGCGTTTGGTGGTGGATACCTGTTACAAACAGGCGACCGAACTGCTGCAGATGCACCGGGCGAAATTGAATCTGCTGGCGGAAACCTTAATGGAAAAAGAAACTGTCAAGGGCGAGGAACTGAACGCTTTGTTTGCTCAGATCGCTGTCTTAGCCGAGAGCGGTCTCGAGACAGCCCGGAGAGAGGATGAAACAATTGAGTGATTTACTTGATCTCAGCGTCAATGATTTTTTGCAGGAATTGTCGTCTGATTCACCTGCTCCCGGCGGCGGTTCCGTCTCCGCTTTTGCCGTAGCCATGGCAGCTTCTTTAGCTGAAATGGTTGCAAATCTAACTTTAGGCAGAAAAAAATACGCCGAAGTCAGCGCAGAAATGATGGAATTGCAGGCGCTGGCAGCGAACTATGCCTTAACAGCCAAAGACCTGGTTGTTTTGGACAGCGAAGCCTACAGGCAGGTCATGCAGGCTTATCAGCTGCCCAAAGAAACAGCGGCAGAGAAAAACGCGCGTCGGGCAGCGATTTTGGCTGCCACCAGAAATGCCATCGAGGTACCCAAACAGACAGCCTCACTCGCTTATGAAGTCATGAAACTGGTGCAGGTTGCTTTAGCCAAAGGCAACCGCAACACGGCAAGCGATGGGTTGGTTGCTTCCTATTTGGCGTTAGCGGGCTGCAAAGGAGCGATTGCCAATATCAGGATCAATCTGACCGGACTAAAAGAGGCCGGCGAAGCGGCAGAGTATGATCTGTTTTGTCAGGATCTGCTGCTGAATATGGAAGCTTTGGCGCTGCAAGCGGAAATCCTGGCGAAACCTACTTTGGGTTAACGCGAATCCAGCCACAGAAAAATTCTCACAAAAGGAGAGAGCCAGATG contains the following coding sequences:
- a CDS encoding NFACT family protein — encoded protein: MALEGLSIRALTEELNAKLTDARVDRIYQHNATEMTLELRALKVSYKLLLSIHPQFARVQFSDLKRKNPQTPPAFCQLIRKKLEGAHIIEIKQPKYERLIRFTFAALDELGNPIKLYLMVELMGKNSNLILLNQDLKILDAIKHVSSDQNRYREILPGRIYRTPPEQIKQPPEAWLPPTTDEELSLSVLDWLRRHLDGVGPATLKQLLQAAAIDPDRLSAFLQPQDWQHLQALSQKAMAERRPGMLYLSGSALAPNLSAIAFPPNKAEGRWLSASQAIGLFYDHADQELKLNQLRNRVTSVVQAAINKAQRKLCGLEEDLQAGKAAAQYRLWGELLKNTPDPGTKSAEIQVINYYDENLAELTIPLDYKLSLAQNAQNYFKHYSKARKGEKVILEQIGLITSEIEYLTSVLLAAKQTGETGVLTEIIEELLEQGFLARERQPGNQKKKPKQPTVAPLHLLIQGIPVSVGRNNLQNDYLTMELAEANDCWLHSKGIPGSHVVIHQAKPDAAVIEKAAALAAWFSQARSSSYVDVDYTLRRYVKKFKGARPGSVHYTQQKTISVAPRSPEQLATESDTEIR
- a CDS encoding YicC family protein encodes the protein MLVSMTGFGRSESKEGVRKLSVELKSVNNRFLDISLRCPRDLNSLEEKIRQTISGFARRGRIDCSVSYQYSGEDAYEIQVNLPLALAYQKGAAVLAEASALQETVTLSQLLTLPDVVRVERRNEDVAVIWQELELLLRQALSEFAAMRAQEGLRLEEDFRLRLMMIQTMSQSILERAPLVVAEYSQKLQAKMLELLNGVQVEETRLLTEVAMMANRSDITEELVRLASHVQQFYQLLDDKTEPVGKKLDFLLQEMNREVNTIGSKASDFEIGKNVVNLKAELEKMREQIQNIE
- a CDS encoding DUF370 domain-containing protein, which translates into the protein MSENRMVNIGFGNFVSTGKIIAIVSPESNPIKRIVHEAREKGMVIDATYGRRTRAVVITDSDHIILSAVQPETIANRLDAKEEREEDDEERIPAK
- the gmk gene encoding guanylate kinase, with the translated sequence MKRGVLLVLSAPSGAGKDTVCDALLKELPDLVYSVSATTRPKRHYEVEGKSYFFMKRAEFEKKLAEGGFLEHADYLGHLYGTPRAFVEEQLANGKSVILKIETKGAAKVMETVHDGVFIFLVPPTFADLAERLNHRASESSEEIQKRLQKAKDELATGQKYEYVVVNDTVAHAVEQIKAILLSEQLRWRNMCDLEIFSHANPIPPCND
- a CDS encoding DNA-directed RNA polymerase subunit omega gives rise to the protein MSRIPSDEIYKHADCKYTACIITAKRARELQKSQPKDSSNKPLLQAYDELMGGELTYRRMNPEELAAAEAGKGRDEALL
- a CDS encoding 2-phosphosulfolactate phosphatase, translating into MNIEILQLTAGAAQAKGIVVIIDVFRAYTVECQAFRQGIQRIYPVAAIEDALALKAAHADWLLAGERHSRKMPGFDFGNSPYEISLQDLQGKTLIHSTSAGTQGIGAAVWAEEILVGALTNAKANADYIRRRNPAQVSLVCMGQENLYPAEEDTFCAEYMQSLLENRSYDRQAAIEILRKGSGARFFEPENIAFSPPQDFYLATEFDSFPFALKVLRDANGSSYVEKITVN
- the tilS gene encoding tRNA lysidine(34) synthetase TilS; this encodes MIQRIRAIIETNQLFDKGERLLIGVSGGPDSLFLLLVLHALATDFQWQLAVAHLNHGLRGQEACEEAAFVRQWAKKLELPFFYQRRDIRPLAQVRKLGEEEAGRSARYAFFQKAAAEFQATALVLGHQADDQVENFFLRLLRGSGSVGLSAMPFTRPLTDQLRLVRPLVSISHAEIIAWLEEHQIIYCLDPSNNSNIYQRNQIRHRLFGQLREIAPAFEQHILHTQELLAADEAYLQAAMEKAAAELPRDPFGFCSMAAADYLQLPLALRSRWLRQQFFLLKQGEENLQYRHHQEIERQIRAQTSSWQYSLPGKVIFRLSCGRLFLLPGETAPVQLDLTYRLPPANQWPCSKSLTGCGTLIFDPLPASMRRQAGVLGEQALRLPFHLRTWRKGDRIALSNGGHKSVADFWQENAIPLPWRFRYPLFLLGETIVFIPGLYTALALQPQDAEKPVYRILLQ
- the hpt gene encoding hypoxanthine phosphoribosyltransferase gives rise to the protein MNLEDNIERIYLSAEILAAKVEEIGKQVSDFYAPDDELVVVGVLNGSFCFMADLVRKIKQPVTVEFFGCSSYGKSTETSGNLKITKDLDHDINGKNVLIVEDIIDTGLTLLRMKALLSKRNPKSLRVAVLLDKPNRRKVEVKGDFTGFEIEDYFVVGYGLDYADKYRNLPYIGILKPEAYALQS
- the ftsH gene encoding ATP-dependent zinc metalloprotease FtsH, whose product is MKKLLRSAPLYLLIILITVAVLNFFLAEQTQPLTLEYNTFREYLSNGQISAVVQNAQEIKGSLTDGSTFTTVIPKADEEVVNKLILENTAKYEVELPPETPWWTGLLNTLFMFGLFIAFYYFFMQQNNGGGNKVMSFGHSRAKLQQGGAKQITFKDVAGYEEVKEELQEIVEFLRQPKRFVDMGARIPKGILLYGPPGTGKTWMAKAVAGEAGVPFFSISGSDFVEMFVGVGASRVRDLFETAKKSAPCIVFIDEIDAVGRQRGAGLGGGHDEREQTLNQLLVEMDGFEANDGIIILAATNRPDILDPALLRPGRFDRQVAVDRPDVSEREAVLRVHVRNKPLAEDINLKIIARSTPGFTPADLENLVNEAALLAARRDKTKIEMSDMEEAINRVIAGPAKKSRLMSEKEKKLSAYHEAGHAIVAHYLKDFDPVHLVTIVPRGRAGGFTSVVPEEDRYYVTKKDIYNSIAYALGGRVAESMVFGEVSTGASNDLERVTDMAHRLVTEYGMSEKLGPMTFGNKQHEVFLGRDLSQGRTYSEEVAAVIDEEVRLVVDTCYKQATELLQMHRAKLNLLAETLMEKETVKGEELNALFAQIAVLAESGLETARREDETIE
- a CDS encoding cyclodeaminase/cyclohydrolase family protein encodes the protein MSDLLDLSVNDFLQELSSDSPAPGGGSVSAFAVAMAASLAEMVANLTLGRKKYAEVSAEMMELQALAANYALTAKDLVVLDSEAYRQVMQAYQLPKETAAEKNARRAAILAATRNAIEVPKQTASLAYEVMKLVQVALAKGNRNTASDGLVASYLALAGCKGAIANIRINLTGLKEAGEAAEYDLFCQDLLLNMEALALQAEILAKPTLG